In Halorientalis sp. LT38, a genomic segment contains:
- a CDS encoding ATP-binding protein, with amino-acid sequence MHKTPQVNEVNEFIEIASDFEDPLEVIREALSNSYDANTTQVDINIEQDEEGRNTLIIEDDGQGMDESDLSSFFDLGNSNKDDAIGYKGHGTKIYYKSDKIRVETVKDGTRTDSVMDQPWAKLNNRELPTYSIETADVDEPSGTRIEVHGFRAGQGFDPKQLTYNKIEHYIKWKTIGGSTAWHFNDDFHEMDISVELSSTIDDTRGLIDTDNRLKFPAENLDPDGELVAEEMCKHYPPRELTVTLDDGRELTVEVVGMVGGKEARNKLPTYGKHSAQFGIWLAKDHIKVERYNDAIGADNEFFHFFFIANCQGLELSANREKIRNKSGDAYQAITDELDRYMTKVCQDSWYQNYIERRKLEDKKRSIQSQESSLQERLERTQKQEGLSPSNSAEVIAALERYSANGAPENIQIADFQMDNEVNAILATDDGFDNASLQVKLSDFFEEETPLTNIDQFVCWKLGDLDALTRIERSSYMGESIRFDFQNNNIQYGDTDPKTIPVLELKDKVS; translated from the coding sequence ATGCATAAGACACCACAAGTCAATGAGGTCAACGAGTTCATCGAGATTGCAAGTGATTTCGAGGATCCGTTGGAAGTTATCAGAGAAGCACTATCGAATTCCTACGATGCGAACACGACGCAGGTCGATATCAATATCGAGCAGGACGAGGAGGGCCGGAACACATTAATCATCGAGGACGACGGCCAGGGGATGGATGAAAGCGATCTGTCGTCGTTCTTTGATCTCGGAAACTCGAATAAGGACGACGCGATTGGATACAAGGGACACGGCACAAAAATCTACTACAAGAGCGATAAGATCCGGGTTGAGACAGTCAAGGACGGGACACGGACCGACTCGGTGATGGACCAACCCTGGGCGAAACTCAACAACCGCGAGCTCCCCACCTATTCAATTGAGACGGCGGATGTTGACGAGCCGTCAGGCACCCGGATTGAGGTGCATGGATTCCGAGCTGGCCAGGGTTTCGATCCGAAGCAACTCACCTACAATAAGATTGAGCATTACATCAAGTGGAAGACAATCGGCGGCTCGACGGCCTGGCACTTCAACGACGACTTCCACGAGATGGATATCAGCGTTGAGCTCTCATCCACGATTGACGATACCCGAGGTCTAATCGATACCGATAACCGGCTAAAATTCCCTGCTGAAAACCTGGATCCAGATGGCGAGTTAGTTGCCGAGGAAATGTGCAAGCACTATCCACCCCGAGAGCTGACCGTGACTCTTGATGACGGCCGTGAACTGACCGTTGAAGTTGTTGGAATGGTTGGTGGAAAGGAAGCACGAAACAAGTTGCCGACTTATGGCAAACACTCTGCCCAATTTGGTATTTGGCTGGCGAAAGACCACATCAAGGTTGAACGGTACAACGACGCCATAGGTGCGGACAACGAGTTTTTCCACTTCTTTTTCATCGCCAACTGTCAGGGCTTGGAACTTTCGGCTAACCGAGAGAAAATCCGGAACAAATCCGGTGATGCATACCAAGCTATCACGGACGAACTGGATCGGTACATGACCAAGGTATGTCAGGACTCATGGTATCAGAATTATATCGAACGCCGAAAACTTGAGGACAAGAAACGAAGTATCCAGTCTCAGGAAAGCTCTCTGCAAGAACGCTTGGAACGCACCCAAAAGCAGGAGGGGCTCTCGCCGTCAAACTCAGCTGAGGTCATAGCCGCATTAGAACGGTACAGCGCCAACGGTGCACCTGAAAACATACAGATTGCGGACTTCCAGATGGACAACGAGGTCAATGCGATTCTCGCTACCGACGATGGGTTCGACAATGCGTCATTGCAGGTGAAACTTAGCGACTTCTTTGAAGAGGAGACACCGCTTACCAACATCGACCAATTCGTCTGCTGGAAGCTCGGTGATCTTGACGCTCTGACCCGAATTGAGCGCTCGTCATATATGGGCGAATCCATCCGCTTCGATTTCCAGAACAACAATATCCAGTACGGCGATACCGATCCGAAAACAATCCCGGTCCTCGAGTTAAAGGATAAGGTCTCCTAA